From a single Methylosinus sp. H3A genomic region:
- a CDS encoding dimethylarginine dimethylaminohydrolase family protein, whose product MTQPHPMFEPARAPREQQRQRVLMCAPDDFDVRYVINPWMEHQIGRTTHSLARDQWQNLRALVAQSAEVELVPPAAGLPDMVFAANAGFVLGDIAVVSRFRAEERRPEEPLFRAFFAARGFQIAPWPEAIPFEGAGDALIDRGADVVWCGHGMRSADEAPATLETIIGRRVIGLRLVDPRFYHLDTCFCPLAGGWLMYYPPAFDAASRAAIEKIVPPGKRLEIDEADAMRFACNAVDLAESVAMNDASPQLQKRLRDAGFAPVLAPLSEFMKAGGAAKCLTLKLSER is encoded by the coding sequence ATGACGCAGCCGCATCCTATGTTCGAGCCCGCGCGCGCGCCGCGTGAGCAGCAGCGCCAGCGCGTGCTGATGTGCGCGCCGGATGATTTCGACGTGCGCTATGTCATCAATCCTTGGATGGAGCATCAGATCGGCCGCACGACGCATTCGCTCGCGCGCGATCAGTGGCAAAATCTGCGCGCGCTCGTCGCGCAGAGCGCGGAGGTCGAGCTGGTCCCGCCTGCGGCGGGCCTGCCCGATATGGTGTTCGCCGCCAACGCCGGCTTCGTGCTCGGCGACATTGCGGTCGTCAGCCGCTTCCGCGCCGAAGAACGGCGGCCGGAGGAGCCCTTGTTTCGCGCCTTTTTCGCGGCTCGAGGGTTCCAAATCGCGCCCTGGCCCGAGGCTATTCCCTTCGAAGGCGCGGGCGACGCGCTCATCGATCGCGGCGCGGATGTCGTCTGGTGCGGCCATGGCATGCGCTCGGCCGATGAGGCGCCGGCGACGCTGGAGACGATCATCGGACGGCGCGTCATCGGCTTGCGGCTCGTCGATCCGCGCTTCTATCATCTCGACACTTGCTTCTGCCCGCTCGCCGGCGGCTGGCTGATGTATTATCCGCCCGCTTTCGACGCCGCCTCGCGCGCGGCGATCGAAAAAATCGTTCCGCCCGGGAAGCGCCTGGAGATCGACGAAGCCGATGCGATGCGCTTTGCGTGCAACGCCGTCGATCTCGCCGAGAGCGTGGCGATGAACGACGCTTCGCCGCAATTGCAGAAGCGCTTGCGGGACGCCGGCTTCGCGCCCGTTCTCGCGCCGCTCTCGGAGTTCATGAAGGCGGGCGGCGCCGCCAAATGCCTCACGCTGAAGCTTTCAGAGCGCTAG
- a CDS encoding ATP-binding protein, protein MSALMHATPEQLRMIVESAFAARFLLSDDHILYVNQATEDMFGYSAEELVGRTVDMLLPDDVRARHVHLREDYYRSPRRILLGVDKDVRGRKKSGAEFPVHVGLAPIHDDDGRLFVAVTVFDISHHKEIERQLVERANELQLANERLARFAYIASHDLQEPLRKIAAFAEIMTASLAGHELREAEHASAVVRRSALRARELVDGLLAYSRQVSTPPRLQPLDVREEIEAVVSDFSELLRQTRAKVVVAVPPGVIVNADRPQFERCLANLLSNAIKYRKPDRAPDIRFSVEHAGRELHISIVDDGIGFEPKYAEAIFEPLRRLHSFTQYPGTGVGLALCKSMCERHGWRIEARSQLGAGATFTMTIPQGEASSALKASA, encoded by the coding sequence ATGTCCGCGCTCATGCATGCGACGCCCGAACAATTGAGGATGATCGTCGAATCCGCATTCGCGGCGCGATTCCTCTTGAGCGACGATCATATTCTCTACGTCAATCAAGCGACCGAGGACATGTTCGGCTACTCGGCCGAAGAGCTCGTCGGCCGCACCGTCGACATGCTGCTGCCCGACGATGTGCGCGCGCGCCACGTCCATTTGCGCGAGGACTATTACCGATCCCCGCGCCGCATTCTGCTCGGCGTCGACAAGGACGTCCGCGGCCGCAAGAAGAGCGGCGCCGAATTTCCCGTTCACGTCGGCCTCGCCCCCATCCATGACGATGACGGACGCTTGTTCGTCGCCGTCACCGTCTTCGACATCTCGCATCACAAGGAGATCGAGCGTCAGCTCGTCGAGCGCGCGAACGAGCTGCAGCTCGCCAATGAGCGGCTGGCGCGTTTCGCCTATATCGCTTCGCATGACCTGCAGGAGCCGCTGCGCAAGATCGCGGCCTTCGCCGAGATCATGACCGCCTCGCTCGCCGGACACGAGCTGCGCGAGGCGGAACATGCGAGCGCAGTGGTGCGCCGCTCGGCCCTGCGGGCGCGGGAGCTGGTGGACGGGCTGCTCGCCTATTCGCGGCAGGTGTCGACGCCGCCACGACTGCAGCCGCTCGACGTGCGCGAGGAGATCGAGGCCGTCGTGTCGGATTTTTCCGAGCTGCTTCGGCAGACCCGTGCGAAGGTCGTCGTCGCCGTTCCGCCGGGCGTGATCGTGAATGCGGACAGGCCGCAGTTCGAGCGCTGCCTCGCCAATCTCCTGTCCAATGCGATCAAATATCGCAAGCCGGACCGCGCGCCCGACATTCGCTTTTCAGTGGAGCACGCGGGGCGGGAGCTGCACATTTCGATCGTCGATGACGGCATAGGATTCGAGCCCAAATACGCCGAGGCCATATTCGAGCCGCTGCGGCGGCTCCACAGCTTCACGCAATATCCGGGAACGGGCGTCGGCCTCGCTCTGTGCAAATCCATGTGCGAACGGCACGGCTGGCGCATAGAGGCGCGCTCGCAGCTCGGCGCCGGCGCGACATTCACGATGACGATCCCACAGGGCGAGGCGTCTAGCGCTCTGAAAGCTTCAGCGTGA
- a CDS encoding response regulator — MRSKFIDTSLLLYAGFAVLAASLFAAFAFVGKQATDYRDVRQLIGERQVQHHILDRLQEAESAQRGYLLTNDRAYLAPLDAATARIRADFDALSGTAESVEGRDALETLRALATDKLAELRKTVELQAAGKHDEAVTIVREGAGKEIMERLRAGLDAKAGRQQQMIDAQSRLVEKNSSLLRVGAALAISITILIGAATIGLLRSRLREIASAQSELRDVNAALSTEAAQREHLAEQLRQSQKMEAIGQLTGGLAHDFNNMLAVVIGSVNLAKRRLSTDPAETLRYLDGALEGAEHAATLTHRLLAFSRRQPLAPEPIDPNKMVSGMAEMLRRTLGEDMNLEAVFAGGLWRAFADTSQLETTILNLALNARDAMTQGGKLTIETSNAYLDEEYAAREVGIPPGQYVLIAVTDTGTGMSRETVERAFDPFFTTKPSGRGTGLGLSQVYGFVRQSGGHVRIYSELGLGTTIKLYLPRHHGSASATATATHTRAAPRSEKSETILIVEDDVRVRDLTADTLAELGYNVLAAESAAAALRQLEVNPHISLLFTDVVMPDTNGRKLAEEAWRRRPDLKILFTTGYTPNAVVHNGVLDPGVELIVKPYSIDRLARKVRDVLDGPRSAPPETKPTRRKVLIVDDDAAVCEAMAELLRLENYEVCVASDGFRALEAAQSFKPDVALLDLGLPGMDGYEIARELRALPEGRDILLLASTGAGGDTVRRLCEAAGFDRHLVKPIDLDALKALIDGQKPHPTRSA; from the coding sequence ATGCGCAGCAAATTCATCGACACGTCGTTGCTTCTCTATGCGGGGTTCGCGGTTCTCGCGGCCTCGCTGTTCGCCGCTTTCGCTTTCGTCGGCAAACAGGCGACCGACTATCGCGACGTGCGACAGCTTATCGGCGAAAGGCAGGTCCAGCATCATATCCTCGACCGCCTTCAGGAGGCGGAATCGGCGCAGCGCGGATATCTGCTGACCAATGACCGGGCCTATCTGGCCCCGCTCGACGCCGCGACGGCGCGCATCCGCGCGGATTTCGACGCGCTGAGCGGAACGGCCGAATCTGTCGAAGGGCGCGATGCGCTGGAGACGCTGCGCGCGCTGGCGACAGACAAGCTCGCCGAGCTGCGCAAGACAGTCGAGCTGCAGGCGGCAGGAAAGCATGACGAAGCCGTGACCATCGTGCGCGAGGGCGCCGGCAAGGAGATCATGGAGCGCCTGCGCGCCGGTCTCGACGCCAAGGCCGGGCGTCAGCAGCAGATGATCGACGCGCAATCCCGCCTCGTGGAGAAGAACAGCTCGCTGCTGCGCGTGGGAGCGGCGCTCGCCATCTCCATCACCATTCTCATCGGCGCGGCGACGATCGGCCTGCTGCGCAGCCGGCTCCGCGAGATCGCCTCCGCCCAGTCCGAGCTGCGCGACGTCAATGCGGCGCTCTCCACGGAAGCGGCGCAACGCGAGCATCTCGCCGAGCAATTGCGGCAATCGCAGAAAATGGAGGCGATCGGCCAGCTGACCGGCGGCCTCGCGCATGATTTCAACAATATGCTCGCCGTCGTCATCGGCAGCGTCAATCTCGCCAAGCGGCGTCTTTCGACCGACCCGGCGGAGACGCTCCGCTATCTCGACGGCGCGCTGGAAGGCGCCGAACATGCGGCGACGTTGACGCATCGCCTGCTCGCCTTCTCGCGCCGTCAGCCCCTCGCGCCCGAGCCGATCGACCCCAATAAAATGGTCTCCGGCATGGCCGAAATGCTGCGCCGAACGCTCGGCGAGGATATGAATCTGGAAGCGGTCTTCGCCGGCGGGCTGTGGCGCGCCTTCGCCGACACCAGCCAGCTCGAGACCACGATCCTCAATCTCGCGCTCAATGCGCGCGACGCGATGACCCAGGGCGGCAAGCTCACGATCGAGACGAGCAACGCCTATCTCGACGAGGAATACGCCGCGCGCGAGGTGGGGATTCCGCCCGGCCAATATGTGCTGATCGCCGTCACCGACACCGGAACCGGCATGAGCCGCGAGACTGTCGAGCGCGCCTTCGATCCATTCTTCACCACCAAGCCGTCGGGACGCGGCACGGGGCTCGGCCTCAGCCAGGTCTATGGCTTCGTGCGGCAATCGGGCGGCCATGTCCGCATCTATTCGGAGCTGGGGCTCGGAACGACGATCAAGCTCTATCTGCCCCGCCATCATGGCTCGGCCAGCGCGACGGCCACCGCGACCCATACGCGCGCCGCGCCGCGCAGCGAGAAGAGCGAGACGATCCTGATCGTCGAGGACGATGTGCGCGTGCGCGATCTCACCGCCGACACGCTCGCGGAGCTCGGCTACAATGTGCTCGCGGCCGAGAGCGCCGCCGCCGCGCTCCGCCAGCTCGAGGTCAATCCCCACATTTCCTTGCTCTTCACCGATGTGGTGATGCCCGACACCAATGGCCGCAAGCTCGCCGAGGAAGCCTGGAGGCGCCGGCCCGATCTGAAGATTCTCTTCACCACGGGCTATACGCCCAACGCCGTCGTTCATAATGGCGTGCTCGATCCCGGCGTCGAGCTCATCGTCAAGCCCTATTCGATCGATCGTCTGGCGCGCAAAGTCCGCGACGTGCTGGACGGCCCGCGATCGGCGCCGCCGGAGACGAAGCCGACGCGGCGGAAAGTCTTGATCGTCGACGACGACGCCGCCGTCTGCGAGGCCATGGCCGAGCTGCTGCGCCTCGAGAATTACGAGGTCTGCGTCGCGAGCGACGGATTTCGCGCGCTCGAGGCGGCGCAGAGCTTCAAGCCCGATGTGGCTCTGCTCGATCTCGGCCTGCCCGGCATGGACGGCTATGAGATCGCGCGCGAGCTGCGCGCGCTGCCGGAGGGGCGCGACATTCTCTTGCTCGCCTCGACCGGCGCCGGCGGCGACACGGTGCGGCGCCTCTGCGAGGCGGCGGGCTTCGACCGCCACCTCGTCAAGCCGATCGATCTGGACGCGCTGAAGGCGCTGATCGACGGCCAAAAGCCGCACCCCACTCGCTCTGCGTGA